DNA from Vicinamibacteria bacterium:
TCACCGGGACGCCGTTGACGAGCACGTGTCGAGCACCGATGGCGTACTGGTGCGGATCTCCGAACACGGCGGGATCGCTGACTCGCTCACGATCGAGGACCGCGATGTCGGCGTAAGCGCCTTCGCTCAGGACTCCGCGGTCACGAAGCCCGAGCCTCTGCGCCGGCAGACTCGACATCTTCCGGATCGCCTCCTCGAAGGTGAGAAGCTCCTCGTCTCGGCTGTAATGTCCGAGCACCCGAGCGAACGTTCCGTAGTTACGCGGATGGGGCACCCCTTCGCCTGGGGCCACAATCCCGCCATCGGATGCAATCATCGTCTGAGGGTGTTGGAGGATGCGCCTCACGTCCTCTTCCGCCATGGCATGGAAAACGCCGGAGAATCCCCCTTTCTCTTCGAGCTCGAGGGCGAGCTCGGCGGCCTCGTCGATGGTAACGGCTCGGCCCCGCTCCCGAAGGATGTCGGCGAGGCTCTTCCCGTTCAGCGAGGGGTCCCAGGAGCATTGCGAGACGACGACGTTCTTGGGATCGCCCCCACCGCGGTCCTCGACGAGGTTGTCGATGATCGCCTTCTTGATCCTCTCCCGCTGCTGCGGGTCTCTCAAACGTGCCACGCGATCCTCTTCGCTGCCTTCGAGACTCCACGCGGGAAAGAGAATCGAGAGAGAGGTGCTCGACGCGGTGTACGGATACTGATCGATCGTGACGTCGATCCCTTTCGCTCTCGCTTCGTCGACGAGGGCGAGACTCTTGGTGCTCGCGCCCCACATGGGAGCGCCAACCACTTTGTGATGCGTGAGCTGGGTCGGCAGACCTCCCTCTTCACCGATGCGAATGGTCTCCCGCACGGCGTCGAGCAGCTTCAAGCCTTCCTCGCGCATGTGACTGATGTGAATCCCACCGAAAAACGCCGCGACGCGCGCGAGCTCGATCACTTCCTCCGTTTCCGCGTAGGCTCCGGGGACGTATTTCAGGCCGGTAGACAAACCGAAGGCCCCTTCGCGCATGGCCCGCGCCACCATCTCTCTCATTCGCCCGAGCTCCTCCGGCGTTGGCGCGCGGTCCTCGTTCCCGATGACCTCCCGTCGGATTGTTCCGTGACCGACCATGAGGGCGAAATTGATGGCCGGTGGAGCCGCATCGACCCGGGCCAGGAACTGCGCGATGGGGTAGGGCGAGCCACCGTCGGGTCCACCGACTGCGGTGGTCACCCCCTGGCGGATGTAGTTCTCGGCAATCGGATGTCGAAAGACACCCCGAACCGCGTGGCTGTGAATGTCGATGAAGCCGGGCACCACGGAGAGTCCCTGGGCGTCGAGCCGCTGGCCCGCCGAGCGACCGCTCAGATCACCGATGGCGACGATCCGATCTCCGAGAATACCGACATCGGCCGTTCGCGGTGGTCCGCCGAGCCCGTCATGGACCTCTCCCCCCGCGATGATGACGGTCAGGACTTCAGCCTCCTGGGCCGGTCCGGAGCCGACTCCGAGAATGAACGTCAGGAGCGACACGTTCAGAGTCTTCATGCGCGGGCCTCCTTAGAAATGACGATCAAGGTTTGCGATCAGGGTTTGCCAATGGCTGCCGCGAGGCGATCGGCGTCGCTCGTGCCGAGCAGAAATCGACGGGTGCTCGTGATACAGACCCGGCGCGGCTCGGAAAGCTCGAGGAGCACGCCTCGATTTCCCTCGAGCGAGTACACACCGGTACGTTCCCCCTCCAGTTTCCCGGTTCGAATACCCCAACCGCCGAACTGGAGGATGGGGCGGTAGGATACCGAGCGAGCGCGGGTGATGGAGGCAAGCGGCACACGCTGTGCGGGCCAGCCCAGAAAACCGAACTCGGCGGTAACCGCCTCTTCGTCCACGCGAAACCGAAGGCGCCCGAAGACAGCGACGAGGATCACCAGAACCGCGACAGAGACGAGACCCATCGACGGCGCGGATCGCATGGGAACCACCCCGGCGATGACGAACAGCCCGAGGATCGTGAGCTGGAAGATCGGGTGAAACGTCGTCCACTCATCGTAGCGGAAGATCATCGAGGGCGAAAGGGTAGGGTTGTGGCAGACGTGCTGTCAAGCATCCTCTCTTGAAACGTTCCTCGATCGGGGTTAAGTTCTCGTCATGAAGGTTCGCAAGATCCTGTTTCCAACCGACCTGTCTCCCGAGTGTCTGCCAGCCAAGAGCTTCGCCAAAGCACTCGCCAAGAAACACGGCGCCGAGCTCTTGCTTGTGCACGAGGTCCTTACCCACGCACACGATTTTCGCCAGCTGGGGGACCTCCTGACGGATTTTCTCGACAAGCTCGAGACCGACGCCAAGGCCCAGCTCGAAAAAGAGTGCCAGGGCCTCAAGAAGGAGGGGCTGGTCGCGAGCTGCGAGGTCGAGAGGAATCCCTCGGCCTACGAAGCGATCATGGACAAGATCGAGCAGTGGGAGCCCGATGTGGTCGTGATGGGAACGCACGGTCGCTCGGGCGTGGATCGGTGGATTATCGGAAGCCTCGCCGAGAAAATCGTTCGCCATGCACCTGTCCCCGTGGTGACCGTCCGCTCCGATGCGAAGCCGGGAACCAAGATTGAGACCATCCTCGTGCCGGTGGACTTCTCGGATAACTCCAGGCGCGCGGTTGCTGCGGGGTCGCAGCTGAAGGGTGCGAAGGGCTCGCTCGTTCTCCTCCACGTCGTTTTGAATCCGGCATTCGCCGGCCTGCATCCCGAAGAGTACATCCGGGTTTTCGGAGCCGATCCGAGTCTTCCCGATCGCTTGCGCGACCGGATGAAGGACTGGATGGAAGGGCAGCCGTTCGAGGCCGACGTTCGCGAGGCGGACGATGTGGCCGATTGCATCCTCCAGGCGATACGGGAGAAGAAGCCCGACCTCGTCGTGATCGGAACGCGGGGCCTCACCGGGTTCGACTATTTTCTGATGGGAAGCATCGCCGAGAAGGTCGTACGTTTCTCACCGGTGGCGGTCCTCTGCGTCAAATAGCTTCCCGGCCAACGGCACCCTCCCTTTCCCAATCCGACGCGTGATGTCTTTGTTGCTCGTCCTCGCGCTCTTTCAGGCGCGAGGTGACCTCACCCATTTCGGAAACAAATGGGGATGGACGGGAACCGGGGAGGCCTTCGTGCCTCAGCTGGTCATGTATGCCGAGCCGCAACACTTCTACGAAAACCCTTCCAAGATCGACCGCGACATCCGCACGTTTGTCTCCGAGCACGGATTCAATGGATTCCACGTGTTTCTCTCATGCCGGTGGTTCGACCTCGGAGAAGACGATTGCCGGAGGATTCCGGGAAGCGATCCGCCCGTCGACCCGAGAACGTTCGATGCGCTTCAGCTTCTCATCCGGAAGACCAACGCCGCGGGAGGGATGGTGCACCTCTGGGCCTGGGGAGACGAGGAGCGCGGTCAGACGCCGTCGGCGCGAGGCGACTGGGGAGGGCTCCGGGGCTCGGTGGCAAGGAGGGTCGAGGAGACCATTGCCCGGCGTCTCGGACCTCTTCCCGGGTGGAGCATGGGGTATGGATTCGATCTCAACGAGTGGGTGAGCCGGGCGGAGATTCACTCGTGGCGCGATCGTCTGCACAAGCTGCTGCCCCGCCCACACTTACTCGGCGGGCGTCCCGCCGGACCCAACCGCGGGACGAACCACTCTCCTTACCGCGCGTGGAACGACGGGCTGGATTACGCGAGCTACGAGCATCATGAGCCTGGCTACGACGTTTACGTCGCCGCGCTCGAGGCGAACCCCGACAAGCCGGTCCTCTCCGAGGATCGATTTCGCGTCCTTCCCGACCGAGAGTCCAAGCACTATGGAGTCGACGACGTTCGGCGCGGACTCTGGCGCTCGACCCTGGCCGGAGGCGTGGGCAACATCTGGGGCTATCTCCTCGAAGGCGGCACTCACGAGCTGGGCTCCGCGCCCTTTCCCAACCGGGATGTCATCCGAGCGCACTTCGAGTTCATCCGGGGACGCTTCGTGAAAGAGATGAGGCGCTGCAGCCCGGGTGACGCCGACCCCGAGAGCACCACGCTATGCCTGGGATCGGCCCAATCCGGACGATACCTCTTCTACAAAGAGAGGGCCTCCCGCGTCGAGCTATCGCTCGAGAATCTTCGTGCACCCCAGCCGGCGATCGCGGTGGATACCCGCCAGAGCTACCGGGAGATCGATCTGGGCGAAATGGAACCTGACACGAGCACCTGGGAAGCTCCCTACGAATCGGATTGGGCTCTGGCGGTTGGTGAGTTCCAACGGCTGCCCTCCCCATCTTCCGAGGCGCTCGCGCAAGTCGCCCACCGAATGCGCGTCGTCTCCGGCACGTCGTTCCGCGTCGATCTGAAGTGGGGTGAGAGTTCCCAAACCGAGGATCGCGACGATAGGAGTTTCGAGGTGGAGCGCGCTCCAGATCACGGCGGTATCCCCGGTGCATTCCGCCGAATCGCGCTCACGTCAATCGACGACGCCAGCTTTTCGGACACCGGAGTCGTTCCGGGGACGTCGATCTGGTATCGGGTGAGGGCCGTCGGCGAGGCATCGTCGGCCTATTCAGAGAATCTGCGGGTATTCGTGGGTGACAAAGACCTCGTCCTCTCGGATCTGCGTCCCGCCAGTCTCGGCGCGGAATACATCGGGCCGGGCGATCGTTACTACGTCGACCGCGACTACGAGCTCGTGGTCGTGCCCGAGGTGCTCGAAGGCGCGCTTTGGATCCGGACACGAAACGACGACAAGCTCGTCGACGCATCGAGGTTCCTGACGTTCCAGGTGACAAGGCCGGTCACGGTCTACGTTGGGTTCGATGCCCGGGCTACGAGCATTCCCCGATGGATTCAGACCTGGACCTCGATTGACGAGACTATCCAAGTCGCTGGGGACGTCATGGGGAAGTTCGATCTATTCCGCCGTGACTTTCCCGCCGGGCCCGTGGAACTCGGCGGCACGAGCGCGCCCGGCGCTGCGTGGAACGGCGGCCGCAGCCACTACGTGGTTGCCATCGTCGTCCGCTGATGCCGCTCCTCGACCATCACATCGGCCCAGGTGGCCGCACGCACAACGGCCGACTCGCCTGGCGCCCCCAAAGGCAAAGCCGCCCAACGCGGCCCTCACCGGAAAAACGCACGCCATACGGCATTCACGAGCGCGTGCACCAAGGCCGACGCGAAGATCGTACCGGTCCAGCGGTAGGCCAGTCCGTAGAACAAGCCGGCGAGCGTCGCCATCAGGGCGTAGCTCCAGTTCGGCACCTCGCCGTTGTTCAGGTGTGCAGCGCCAAAGATCGCCGCGGCCACGACGAGGGCCAGCAAGTCGCGCCTCCACGTTCTCTCCAGGAAGTTCTGGATGAGACCGCGAAACAGAAGCTCTTCGGGGACGGCGATGAAAATCAGGATCGCCGCGAAGGAGCCCAGAAGACCCAGAAGGTCGAAGGGACGCGCGGTGTACTCGATGAACTCGATACCGAGCCCGAGGGGAATGGCCAGCGCGGAGAAAACGAGAAAGCAACCCAGGACGATGGCCGAATCGCGCAGCCCGAGTCGGAACCGATAGCCGACACCAGGAGTCGCACGGTAGGCGACGAAGAGAACGAGCGCCAGGTCGACGGCGAGCACCACGGAGAGCCCGTAGGAAGCTCTTCCTTCCGGCCAAGACCAGATCCCGTCGAGGAGCCGAAAGTCGAAAGGAAGCCAGATCGCGAGCACCGCGAGGACGTCCCACAGGACCGGCGCCGGGCGGCGTCGTGCTAGCAGCACGAGCGCCGTGGGAACACCCATGAAGGCGACGAGCCCGATGAAGGAAGTCGGGCGGTAATCGGACGTCCCCGCGAAGTAAACCAGGCAAGGCAGGAGCAAGGCGACGAGCACGAGTGCCAGCGAGGCCGGTCGTGAAAGAGAGCCGCGAAGGAAGTCGCTCAGCCCAAAGAGGAAGAACGGGACGAAGAGAGCGAAAAGTGCGCCGACCGAGGCGATCAGAGCGCGGTCTACCGCGCCGACGCCGATATTGAGCCCCGCGACGAGGCTAGCGAGTATCGATAGCAAGATGGCGAGGACGATGCTATGGCGGTTCATGGCTCCCAGTAAGAAGGACCCACCCGCATCGACGTCAGCCAGAAA
Protein-coding regions in this window:
- a CDS encoding type II CAAX endopeptidase family protein, which produces MNRHSIVLAILLSILASLVAGLNIGVGAVDRALIASVGALFALFVPFFLFGLSDFLRGSLSRPASLALVLVALLLPCLVYFAGTSDYRPTSFIGLVAFMGVPTALVLLARRRPAPVLWDVLAVLAIWLPFDFRLLDGIWSWPEGRASYGLSVVLAVDLALVLFVAYRATPGVGYRFRLGLRDSAIVLGCFLVFSALAIPLGLGIEFIEYTARPFDLLGLLGSFAAILIFIAVPEELLFRGLIQNFLERTWRRDLLALVVAAAIFGAAHLNNGEVPNWSYALMATLAGLFYGLAYRWTGTIFASALVHALVNAVWRAFFR
- a CDS encoding D-aminoacylase, which produces MKTLNVSLLTFILGVGSGPAQEAEVLTVIIAGGEVHDGLGGPPRTADVGILGDRIVAIGDLSGRSAGQRLDAQGLSVVPGFIDIHSHAVRGVFRHPIAENYIRQGVTTAVGGPDGGSPYPIAQFLARVDAAPPAINFALMVGHGTIRREVIGNEDRAPTPEELGRMREMVARAMREGAFGLSTGLKYVPGAYAETEEVIELARVAAFFGGIHISHMREEGLKLLDAVRETIRIGEEGGLPTQLTHHKVVGAPMWGASTKSLALVDEARAKGIDVTIDQYPYTASSTSLSILFPAWSLEGSEEDRVARLRDPQQRERIKKAIIDNLVEDRGGGDPKNVVVSQCSWDPSLNGKSLADILRERGRAVTIDEAAELALELEEKGGFSGVFHAMAEEDVRRILQHPQTMIASDGGIVAPGEGVPHPRNYGTFARVLGHYSRDEELLTFEEAIRKMSSLPAQRLGLRDRGVLSEGAYADIAVLDRERVSDPAVFGDPHQYAIGARHVLVNGVPVIADGQVTGARPGRGLRHRYVIR
- a CDS encoding universal stress protein, with amino-acid sequence MKVRKILFPTDLSPECLPAKSFAKALAKKHGAELLLVHEVLTHAHDFRQLGDLLTDFLDKLETDAKAQLEKECQGLKKEGLVASCEVERNPSAYEAIMDKIEQWEPDVVVMGTHGRSGVDRWIIGSLAEKIVRHAPVPVVTVRSDAKPGTKIETILVPVDFSDNSRRAVAAGSQLKGAKGSLVLLHVVLNPAFAGLHPEEYIRVFGADPSLPDRLRDRMKDWMEGQPFEADVREADDVADCILQAIREKKPDLVVIGTRGLTGFDYFLMGSIAEKVVRFSPVAVLCVK